In one Serinus canaria isolate serCan28SL12 chromosome 2, serCan2020, whole genome shotgun sequence genomic region, the following are encoded:
- the GHRHR gene encoding growth hormone-releasing hormone receptor — protein sequence MNSCSLFHCALHTLSLAVLVAGNVHPECDFMVELKKKEAECLEAPQEHGNATSPGCKRTWDKLLCWPEADAGEILALPCPNILFHFMKEPAGMIKRNCTKKGWSDPFPPYHVACPVEDEIPLEEQSYFSTIKIIYTVGYSLSITSLIIAVTVLVAFRRLRCPRNYIHVQLFFTFILKAIAIFIKDAVLFQEEGIDHCSFSTTECKISVVFCHYFIMTNFMWLLVEALYLNCLLLSSLSHGRRYFWWLVLFGWGFPTLFTLIWILTKFYFEDTACWDINQGSPYWWLIKGPIVISVGVNFVLFINIIRILLKKLDPRQINFNNSSQYRRLSRSTLLLIPLFGTHYIVFNFLPEYTSLGLRLYLELCIGSFQGFIVAVLYCFLNQEVQTEIGRRWHGNRYGLVPVWRRTRWTVPSSSGVKMTTSVC from the exons gttGCTGGGAATGTCCACCCAGAATGTGATTTCATGGTGGAGCTGAAGAAAAAGGAGGCTGAATGTCTGGAGGCCCCACAAGAGCATGGAAATGCAACATCACCAG GTTGCAAGAGAACTTGGGACAAATTGCTGTGCTGGCCAGAGGCAGATGCTGGAGAGATTCTTGCCTTACCATGTCCAAACATCCTCTTTCACTTCATGAAGGAGCCAG CTGGGATGATAAAAAGAAACTGCACAAAAAAGGGCTGGTCTGACCCATTCCCTCCCTACCATGTGGCCTGTCCAGTAGAGGATGAGATTCCTCTTGAAGAA CAATCCTACTTTTCTACCATAAAGATCATCTACACCGTGGGATACAGCTTGTCCATCACCTCCCTCATCATTGCTGTGACAGTTCTGGTTGCATTCAG gaGGCTTCGCTGTCCCAGGAATTATATCCATGTACAGCTCTTTTTTACTTTCATCTTAAAGGCTATTGCCATTTTCATTAAGGATGCTGTCCTTTTCCAGGAGGAAGGCATTGATCACTGCAGCTTCTCCACA ACTGAATGCAAGATCTCTGTGGTTTTCTGCCACTACTTCATAATGACCAATTTCATGTGGCTGCTGGTGGAGGCTCTCTACTTAAACTGCCTGCTGCTCTCATCCCTCTCTCATGGAAGAAGATATTTTTGGTGGCTGGTTCTCTTTGGCTGGG GTTTTCCAACACTTTTCACCCTAATATGGATATTGACAAAATTCTACTTTGAAGACACAGC ATGCTGGGACATTAATCAAGGCTCTCCTTACTGGTGGCTAATCAAAGGACCAATTGTAATTTCTGTGGGG GTCAATTTTGTCCTATTTATCAACATCATCagaattttgctgaaaaaactAGATCCTAGACAAATCAATTTCAATAATTCTTCTCAGTACAG ACGTCTCTCAAGGTCGACTCTGCTACTAATTCCATTATTTGGAACCCATTACATTGTCTTCAACTTCCTCCCAGAATATACCAGCCTGGGGCTTCGGCTCTATTTGGAGCTCTGCATTGGCTCTTTTCAG GGGTTTATTGTGGCAGTTCTCTACTGTTTCCTGAACCAAGAG GTGCAAACGGAAATCGGCCGGAGGTGGCACGGGAATAGATACGGGCTGGTGCCAGTGTGGAGGAGGACCAGGTGGACTGTgccctccagctctggggtgaaAATGACCACATCTGTGTGCTGA